CGACAAGAACCAGAAGAACACACATTTGATAAGGTATCTTTACGatctcttttatttaattagttcttctaataatttttttaatttttttttctgactttGAATTAATCCTTAGCTGCTGGATGCTGTTCCTGAGATAGTGAAACGTATATGTGATGAGTATCCTCACAAACAATTGGAAGCAACTGCTCACTTAAGAACTATTTTAACACTTGGTGGTATATatcaattcatttttcattatcatATCATGCTAATTTTATAGCATTTATTCATTGGGGATATCTGTGTTCAGAGCCGGCCCCTCCAGTTGATGAGCTAGTTAAGCATGGTATCCTCCCTCGCTTTCTGGAGTTATTATCAAGGGACGATGCACCCTATTTGCAGGTATACTTAGCATTGCATTTCCATTTTCTTGTTGAGATTTTCAATGTTTCATTCCATGTTTCAATGTGCTGTGCAGGTAGAAGTTCTGTGGGTTATATCCGATTTTGTTTTCGCATCATCCCAACACAAAAGTGCTGTGGTTGAAGTTGGTGTTGTTCCTCTCTTGGTCAATCTTTTCTCTAGTAGCCATGATGATATAAGAGAAGAGGTCAGATCTTCTGTTTGCTTTTTAAAGTCTTcaattttttgtgtttataaCTCAGTTTTATTATCTCTTTAAAATAACCGTTTTcttaaagtatttataaatacttttatttgcTTTGTCTTGATTATTTGTAcccaaaaggaaaataataataataatagagtTTGGTTTCCCATGTCTTGTACAGGCAATATGGATTTTAGGAAACATTGTTGGTGACTCCCCAGACTTTAGGGATCTTGTTCTTAGCCATGGTGCTCTCATGCCATTATTATGTCAGTTGCAACCACATTCATCATTGCATATAGTAAGGGCTGTTACGTGGTCTTTATCTGTTTTGCTCCGTGGAATGCCTCCAGTAGATTTTGAACAGGTAAAATCTCACTCGAGATTTATTTGAATTTCATGCATTGACACATTCAATAATTTGAAAATGTCATGTAATATGGAAATAGGATGATTGGTGTACTCTTCATGGTTACAAATATAGTGATCATATGAGTGTAAGCATGCAAACTTTACCACTGAATCCAGTTCCGTTGTTAGTCTGAGAATTGTGTAATATCTTgtataaatagttaaaatataacAACTATTAATGTTTACATTCATCTTTATGGTAACATGCATACTGTTGTATATTAGTAAGTATGTTAGTGAGAAATGGCTTGATCCTTGTCAGGTAAAGATTGCCTTACCTGCTCTTCAGCGACTCATCCATGCGACCGATGAAGATGTTTTAGCAGATACATGCTGGACTTTGGCTTACATTTCGGAAGGTCGTATGGACATTGTTCAAGCTATTATTGAATTAGGAGTTTGCCCAAAACTTGTGCAACTTCTTCAGTACGTTCTTTTATATATCCTCTCTTCCCTTTTGTGTCTCTATTCATTtcctagaaaaaaaaacatttaaatttcatttatcaGGTATCCATCAGATGGAGTTATTCTACCTGCACTTGAGGCTTTAGGAAATATTGCTGCTGGTGGTGAGGCTCATACACAGGTAGAAAGAATatgtttcacatttaaataCTGAGACAAAATCATTTTTAGGGTCccttcatcttttcatcttctGTGTTCTGAATAAATAATCGTTGTAGATACTACCGTCTTCTAATTCCATTGCTACTAAAAAAACTCATCTATTTTCAGTTTCTGATCGATAACCAATTGCTCCCGTGTCTTCGCCAACTCCTTGCGCGTGAATACACAAAAACCATATTTAAAGAAGCTAGTTGGACAATCGCAGTTATCACATCTGTGACTTCAGCTCAAGTACAGGTAAGAAAGGCTAATGGATCACTGAGTCCATATTTACCTGAGAGAGGTGGAGAGAAAGTGATTCTGTTTTATGCATTGATAGATAACAAGTCATCATGAGGGTCATGGAAATGTgtttacataaaaaatagtgAAACCTTTGAAAAAATGGTTATTATATTATCTGTGCAGGCTGTGGTCGATGCCAACATTATTCCTGCTCTTGTTAAAGTTGTCCATAATGCTGAGTTTGAGGTGAAGAAGGAGGCTGCCTGCGCGATCTTCAATGTCACTTGTATAGGATCTGATAACAATATCAGGTATAAAGACAATACCTGACGTCATTCTGCTGTTTTTGGTGCTGCAAAATCTATATGCTCTTGTGCATATTATTATAAGGATCAATTCATTTTTCATATAGGGTCCTTGCGGCTGAGGGTTGCATTGAGGCATTATGTGAACTCTTGACCTGTCCAGACCCAAAGCTGGTGAAAGTTTGTCTGGAGGGGCTGGTGAACATGTTGGCAGTTGGAGAAGCTGACAAGGATGAGAAAGGCAATGTTTTTGCTCGAAGGGTTGAGGAATGTGGAGGATTGGACAAGATTGAAACATTGCAACTTCATGAGAACATTGACATTCATACGAGAGCTCTGTGGATTTCCGATTGCTTTCGAGCAGAGAATGAGTTGGAAGATACGAATATGAGCTTCAGCCTGCTTGATTTTTCACTCATACAACACTTACAAGAGTAAAATctcataaaaaagtaattttttctacttttaaaacaaaaggatgaatagaaaagtaaaaaaattactgtcaaattgaattaaaaaatttctgTATGACAAAATATCATTTCTTTAGTAGAATATGTCTTGCATTATGTTTTATCACTTTCTTGTTTCAGCTAAAAACAATATAGTTTAAATCTAACATATCTATCTAGTTAAATAGATATAGTATTAGATTAGATTAAGAAACTCAAATAAAATAGCTGTTATAATATCTAGTCTGCATAATATTTTGCTATAaacgataaataaaaataaaccagaATCTCTTCTATTTTCTGCGGTTCAAATTTTCTATTAGCCTCTTTCATCGTTCAAAATGAAATGAAGAATATAAGCCGAAGAAATAATACATAGCATTATTTAAtaccttttttacttttagattCACTAAGATGGATAAgggaaatttaaataatatctacaaaattataagttttaatatGATCGACTTGTGTgaacaaaaactattttttctctaatataAATGGGGGCAAAATCAAAcgtctatttttatttttattttattatattttatattattccaTTTATTCTATC
This sequence is a window from Vigna angularis cultivar LongXiaoDou No.4 chromosome 2, ASM1680809v1, whole genome shotgun sequence. Protein-coding genes within it:
- the LOC108327614 gene encoding importin subunit alpha-4; this encodes MSLRPSSSSGSPSKTRRKMYKGGIDAEDSRRRREKDLVAIRKIKRQTTLLKKRQEPEEHTFDKLLDAVPEIVKRICDEYPHKQLEATAHLRTILTLGEPAPPVDELVKHGILPRFLELLSRDDAPYLQVEVLWVISDFVFASSQHKSAVVEVGVVPLLVNLFSSSHDDIREEAIWILGNIVGDSPDFRDLVLSHGALMPLLCQLQPHSSLHIVRAVTWSLSVLLRGMPPVDFEQVKIALPALQRLIHATDEDVLADTCWTLAYISEGRMDIVQAIIELGVCPKLVQLLQYPSDGVILPALEALGNIAAGGEAHTQFLIDNQLLPCLRQLLAREYTKTIFKEASWTIAVITSVTSAQVQAVVDANIIPALVKVVHNAEFEVKKEAACAIFNVTCIGSDNNIRVLAAEGCIEALCELLTCPDPKLVKVCLEGLVNMLAVGEADKDEKGNVFARRVEECGGLDKIETLQLHENIDIHTRALWISDCFRAENELEDTNMSFSLLDFSLIQHLQE